Part of the Anoplopoma fimbria isolate UVic2021 breed Golden Eagle Sablefish chromosome 4, Afim_UVic_2022, whole genome shotgun sequence genome, ACTAGACTTTATATCTTATCACATAAACATTAtcaatttaattcagtttttgcAGCAGCTTAAAtctaaacaaatgaaatacaaccGACTGTTGTGCCCTGACATCTtgaatgaaacaaatgtttaaatagcAGTACAAAAATAATAGTTACATTAATCATCTTAATAGCAGCATACAGTGTGCAGTGTAACTCAGTCTAAGAAAGCAGCTTCATTGTATTTAATATCAACATGTCCCTTACTTAATCACATGGTGTTTGTGGATGAGGAAAGAAGTTATGGGGCTATATTCGCCATCATATGTCATTTACAATAGATGACTTGGTTAGTTGCTAAATTTCCCCTCTGGCAAGCCATATAAATGCAGAAGTATATCAGACAGACTGTTAACCTTTAAGGTGGATGATTGGAAATCTACCTATACCTGTCATTCATTGTTGTGTGATAGCAGCATATACATCACAGGTGGAAATCACCGCCTGAAGAATGTATGTCTTTTCATTGCAGTCCACTTACCTTCTTAAGCATGTATGCTAAGTAGGCCTCTCTTGTTTGAGCTGTCTTGTGTTTGATTACTGTCTGAGTCAACaagtaaatgtaaagaaaaataaatgacttgttTGTCTTATAGGCCCAATTCATATTGTCTGTTTCAATAGAAGTGACTTGAGATCTCTTCATTGTTTGTGCTAACTAAGTTCTTTAACATTGTGAATATCTATTAGATGTGTTATTGAGGCGATAACGACTGTTAGACTGCATATTCAGTGACTTTTTGaaaggtgatttattttaaatatttttttttcatctcttaaaaaaaagaaatagctgTTAGGTGCAGGCTGGGCTATATATACTTTTCATCTCATGTGGGGAAGTTTGATTATATAACCGTACTAACTATCCTATTTGTTGATTGGCAGTGTTGTATAACTTTAGAGTTGGTAAGTTGTGGTATAGTACTGTTGAGAGTAGTGTGTCCCCAAAGCAAGTTTCCGGATGTTTTGCTTTGGGTTTTCTCTTCATTGTTTGCAGTTCTTTGTCCTAAAATACAGTGATAATAGTTGTTTCTTAGTCagaatataaacacatttacagcttATAAACCATTTgcatgtctctttctctttcttgaacttgaaaaatgaaagtTGTCCAGATCTTTTTACAAATTTGGTGATGTCAGAACTTCTAGAGACATGGATTTAGTTCACATGTAACTCATGATGTAGTTTAACACTCTGTAAACAATACATGGCATTATTCTGTTGGTTTATTTTGAGATTAGACTGCAAGCAATACAAATCAacttgaaaattaaataatctCACTTATATCCACCTCTAGAGATCCTATCATAATCCTACTGGAGACAGTAGTTTGAGTAAAATAAACTTGTACTGCCCCGCTTCATGATGACAATAATGATTGAGATGTGATgtacattttaatcaaaattgaaaacattctcgtgttttttatttaattttttgttaaatacagCAATAGCAGCTCTCTGCATTTACGCCTGTATTAAAGTGCAGTTAGACTGCATGCttacttcaaataaaatatcTTGCATCCCGTTGAGAGTCTGGAATTCCACACCAGATGCACACATCAGGGTTTAAGGTGACCTAAGCCTTTCAGTTTTGCACCAGAACTCATACAGTGAAGATGGACTGGAATGGTCCACTACAAGCAATCATGTCCCTTTGATTgaattcaaaaaatgaaatgcaatacaCCCTTTTTAGATCACAAATGAAAGTTATGGATGGGATGCAAATACAAATTCATACAGGTACACTCTTTTCATATCCTGGTATCCTACAaaattatttccttttaaatagctattaaatataatataatttcatCAAAATGTAGTCCATTTAAGTGTGCTAACTCTGACAATTTAAAGTAGACCTGTGCTCATTTACAAGAATCATTTTGTATGTACCTTGCATAGTTATCTTAAAAAACGTGTAGCTTGAAAGAGTGCGTCTTCAAACCTTGATGGGATTCTGTATTGTGATGCATTGAACTAAATGCACAGTAGTACTTGTTGCAAATGTTCCAAACACCGAAGTGAGTTCACCTTCTGTTTAATTTACAGGACTCATGGACAAGTTTATGTAGGCTACAACCAATTAAGCAGTGTTCATGTTGGTTATTATGTTTCTAAATATGTGTTATTGTTGAACTTAACTCACGGTGTCGCTATACACCAGTCCATTCCTCTATCCTTTGTGGACATGTTCGTTCTCTTACGCCCATTGCGTGCTAGATACTACAGGCACAATCTCGCTCTTTTACTGTTACGTGGTTGGACTGTGTTTGTTGCTTGGATTCGTTAACGTCTTAGGAACTGTTACTTGACGATGGATTTAAAAGCGGTAGCGTATGGCTTTTATTTCCTCCCGCTTTTTCTGAACGCCGCATTTGGAGACATGAGCTATTCTTTTCCAGAGGAGACGAAACGTGGATCAGTTATTGGAAATGTGGCCAAGGATCTCGGGCTCGACAGGGGCGCGCTCTCCAACAGAAGAGCCCGCATTGACTCGGATGGGACTGATGAACGTTACTGTGACATTAACCTGAATAACGGAGAGTTGATTGTCGCCGACAGGATTGACAGAGAGGGGCTTTGTGGAGAAAAGGCTTCGTGTATCCTGAAACACGAGCTTGTGCTGGAGAATCCTCTGGAGCTCCATCGGATTAATCTACATATTCAGGATATTAATGATAATTCCCCACAATTTAACGAAGAATTTATAAATCTAGAAATCAGAGAGTCGGCGGTCAGGGGAGCTCGTTATGTGATTGAAGAGGCGCACGATGCGGATGTAGGACAGAATTCAGTTCAGCAGTACAGCCTTAAGAAGAATGATCATTTCATTTTGGCTGCTGATGGAAACACAATAGAGCTTGTTCTTGAAAAAGAGCTTGATCGCGAAAAACAACAAGAGATCAATTTGCTCCTAACAGCTTTAGATGGAGGCTCTCCTCAGAGATCAGGTACTGTAGTCATACACGTCACTGTACTGGATGCTAATGATAACGCCCCAGTGTTTAGCCAGGCCGTTTATAAAGCCAGTCTGCCTGAAAACTCCCCTGTAGATACTGTAGTGGTCACAGTGAGCGCTACTGATGCAGACGAGGGAGTCAATGGTGACGTCACTTATGACTTTGGACATGTTACTGATGATGTGAGGAAGATATTTAGTATTGACCGTAAAGTCGGTGATATACGAGTAATTGGCATTGTTGACTATGAAACTACAACATCATTTGAAATACGCGTTAAAGCAAAAGATGGGTTAGGGCTGTCATCGTATGCTAAAGTAATAATTTCTATCACTGACGTGAATGACAACGCCCCTGTAGTCAATTTGAAATCACTAGTGAATCTCATTCCAGAAGACACCCCACCTGGTGCAGAGGTGGGCATCATCAATGTGCAGGACAGAGACTCTGAGACTAACAGACAGGTCCGCTGCTCCATTCAGCAAAACGTCCCTTTTAAGTTGATTCCTTCTGTTAAAAACTATTATTCTCTGGTGACCACAGGACAACTGGACCGTGAACTAGTGTCTGATTACAACATTACAATCACTGCCACTGACGAGGGCTCTccacctctgtcctcctctaaaACTGTTCAGTTATCTGTAGCAGACATCAACGACAACCCACCTGTGTTTGAGGAACAGTCCTACAGCGCttatgtgactgaaaataacaaacctgGCTCCACTTTATGTTCCGTTACTGCTCGAGACCCCGACTGGAGACAAAACGGTACAGTGATTTATTCTCTGTTAGCTGGTGAGGTGAACGGTGCCCCGGTGTCCTCCTACCTATCTGTTAACGGAGACACGGGGGTGATCCACGCTGTGAGGTCGTTTGATTATGAACAGTTCAGGAGTTTTAAAGTCCACGTGATGGCCAGAGACAACGGTTCTCCTCCGCTCAGCAGCAACGTGACCGTCAGTGTCTTCGTATCGGACGTGAATGACAACTCTCCTCAGATACTGTACCCCGCCCCGGAGGGCAACTCCTTCATGACCGAGCTGGTCCCCAAAGCTGCACACGGAGGCTCTCTGGTGTCCAAAGTGATAGCGGTGGACGCGGACTCCGGACAGAACGCCTGGCTGTCCTATCATATAGTCAAATCCACTGATCCGGGACTTTTCACTATTGGTCTCCACAGCGGAGAGATCAGGACACAGCGGGACATTTCTGAATCTGACAGCATGAAACAGAACCTCATTGTGTCAGTGAAAGATAACggacagccctctctctctgccacctgttccatgtatttacttatttctgaTAACTTGGCTGAGGTGCCAGAACTGAAGGATATTTCTTACGACGAGAAGAACTCCAAACTGACCTCTTATCTGATCATCGCGCTGGTGTCCGTGTCCACCTTTTTCctgaccttcatcatcatcatcctcggTGTGAGGTTTTGTCGCAGGAGAAAGCCCAGACTGTTGTTTGATGGAGCAGTTGCCATCCCCAGCGCTTATCTCCCTCCTAATTACGCAGATGTTGACGGCACAGGAACTTTACGCAGCACTTACAACTATGACGCCTACCTGACAACAGGCTCTAGAACCAGTGACTTTAAGTTCGTGAGTTCttacaatgacaacacactGCCTGCTGACCAGACTCTGAGGAAAAGTCCAAGCGATTTTGCTGAGGTGTTTGGTGAAATGGAAGAGTGTGTAGAGGTATGAATatagcattattattttttcatagagtcaaatcaaacacatttttcatttcaaaccatGTCATTATTAGGGATTGCAAATCCACTCTATGGATATTttaaacacaacttttttttctctctcttctaacTTTGTcagtaatgatgtttttttactttttttgcgtcattctcctcttttttctatcttttcttGTCTGTCCATTTGGGTATGACTTTCAAAATTTGTTGTCAGATGaatattatttgtttcattCTTGTCACTTTTGAAtacattcatgtatttaaaTCTGACAATGAATAAGTCTCagactttgtttgtgtgtgtccagtaCAGGAGAATGTTTGTCTTAACCAAAATACTGATCTAAATTTACTCAGATCTGCtatgatttatttcagtttgCTGTCGCTGTAATACAACTCTGTGTTGTTATTAGTTTGCTCACCATGAAGTAAATTTATTGCTGACGTTAAGTTGTGACATTGTGACATAATTTTTATGAGAAGATTCTGCTTGTGCTGCATCAAAAACCTGCTCTTCAATATTTCACTAAAAGTAACTATTTTATTTAGTGCATGCAGTTCTTTGATCAAGTTATTATTAAATTGTAACTCAAATTAATTCACCATCCACTAATCAACTAGACTAGAGCATAAAGGATGCAATAGGAATCTACTTTTCACTGATTCTATATATGCCAGTGACATCTtccatgtttttactttaagtttCTGGCAGACCCATCTTTATCCCAGTgtcctgttaaaaaaataatgaaataaacaaaaataatctcaCTTATCATACATTCATGTCTTACTTCATATCCCTTCAATCGTGTGCCACTTGTGTCAGAGGGAATCTCACACTGAGCTTTTTGAGATTTATTCTTGGCTTCTTCATGAACTACTGTTGTTTTGATTGTACCTCATTTGCACATTTCTTTGGACAGAAGTATCTGCCacataaataactttaaatgtagACATTGGTCTTCCACCTACGGCCAGGGAAGTAATGTTATAATGCTAACCTGCAGGCAGATGTATGTACCTTAAAAGCTGAATGGCTGAAAGTCTATGAACATGCTACTCTTTTCAAGTGCTGCTTTTTCAGGTGTATGGCTTCACCTGTTGTATAGGTCTTTCCTTTTGAATCCTGTCCACCAAGCTTGTTACATGTGTTGGTTTGGGCTTCCTATTGTTTGAGTTTAGCTATGGTTGATTGCTCTCTGGTTTGACTACTGTAGACCAATACCATTTTTTTCTCAGCTCATGACTTGAAACAATATCAGTCACCttgttcattaaaataaagagcACGTTTTATACAGACATCTAGACAGTTCATGTTGCCAGAAAGAGGGTCTTTTCTTCCAGGTAACCCAGATATGTTTGTCTTGTACGTTTTGGTAATAGCTGCCATGTTTTCTCTGGATTGACTGGGTTTAAAGTCATTGGTCTTAACTTGTGTCTCGGCTATGTTGCCACATCTGGTtgttttaaacgtcttttgttttaaagtaagtttattttctctctctctaacacacacacacacacacacacacacacacacacacacacacacacacacacacacacacacacacacacacacacacacacacacacacacacacacacaacttgcCCCTGTGTTGTGAGTGCTTTTTGTTATGCCCACTGTTTTCAACTCATGGCtctgtccttggtgctgaaaAGTTGCTGtcttttcagattatttttgtCTACTTTTTTCCAGACTTTCATCAATTTCACACCACTACTCCCCCTAATATGTGATGTAATAAACCAATTTGACTTTAGGAATTCAAAATGTAGGTAAATGTGATGATACAACCACAtagttacatacattttgtgtgtttaatgattttaagctgcacataaatatataaactcaTTCATATGTGAAGTGTTACTTATTTAAAGGTTTAGCGCCTCATTGTAACtacatgaaaaaacataactttaaaatatttcagaaaagtgtttcctttttttaatccaacTACAGACACATGTGCTCAGCATTCCAAACTTGTACAAATCTCTAGATGTGCAAAACTTGGCTATAGTGGTTGTGGTGAAGTTATATTTACCACgtttaaaagcagaaaaaaatagaaatcatCCAAGTTCACATAACTTACTAGTCAAAAAAAAGATCTGgacttgttttattaaaaatttTGGCGGTAAAGGATACAATAAGACAATATAAAAAGGACAACAGTagaaacaattaaaacagaGTCTAACAATCCACCACTCTGACATTGCCTTGCAATCAGCCGAGGCTAAACATTTTAGGGTCAGGATATCCAGTGTGAAAACACTCATGCAGATCAGCAGGTTAGCATTACATCCTAGAGGAGGACACATACACTGATTTACTAATTCGGATGCCCACTGTAACAAAACGTCCAATTAATAACACTTCagtcataataatatatatgctTAAATGTATAGTATATTTATAGCTTGGACTTAGTATCGTTCTGCATTTTATCCATACTGTAAGAGTTATTTGTTGACGTTTGTTTCCCGATTGTTTCCTGGTTTGAACCTCAAGGATAACTGCAGTTGCAACAATTGATTTTACGtcatattgtaatatttatttcatatagatACAAACACAAGTCATAAGCAGGATACAGCCAATTTGAATTATTcccttttcttcattttcatcagtgtttttgttgaacCTGACTCACGGTGGCGCTATACACCAGCCTTAGGATGTTTGAATTCCTCTATTCTTTTGTGTGGAAGAACATTCTTGTGTTCCTGTGTCAAGATAGGGACAATCAGCCTAGGCTCGCTGTTGCTTTTCGTGTTCTGTGGTTGAACAGTATTGTTCGCTTTATGCCTCAACCTGTTTGAAACCAATCGTCGATGATGGATTCGAAAATAATCTTGTTTACAACGTGCGGTTTTCGTTTCCTCTTGCTTTTTCTGAACGCCGCAAATGGAGACATGAGCTATTCTTTTCCAGAGGAGACGAAACGTGGATCAGTTATTGGAAATGTGGCCAAGGATCTCGGGCTCGACAGGGGCGCGCTCTCCAACAGAAGAGCCCGCATTGACTCGGATGGGACTGATGAACGTTACTGTGACATTAACCTGAATAACGGAGAGTTGATTGTCGCCGACAGGATTGACCGAGAGGGGCTTTGTGGAGAAAAGGCTTCGTGTATCCTGAAACACGAGCTTGTGCTGGAGAATCCTCTGGAGCTCCATCGGATTAATCTACATATTCAGGATATTAATGATAATTCCCCACAATTTAACGAAGAATTTATAAATCTAGAAATTCAAGAGTCGGCGGTCAGGGGAGCTCGTTATGTGATTGAAGAGGCGCACGATGCGGATGTAGGACAGAATTCAGTTCAGCAGTACAGCCTTAAGAATAATGATAATTTCATTTTGGCTGCTGATGGAAACACAATAGAGCTTGTTCTTGAAAAAGAGCTTGATCGCGAAAAACAACAAGAGATCAATTTGCTCCTAACAGCTTTAGATGGAGGCTCTCCTCAGAGATCAGGTACTGTAGTCATACACGTCACTGTACTGGATGCTAATGATAACGCCCCAGTGTTTAGCCAGGCCGTTTATAAAGCCAGTCTGCCTGAAAACTCCCCTGTAGATACTGTAGTGGTCACAGTGAGCGCTACTGATGCAGACGAGGGAGTCAATGGTGACGTCACTTATGACTTTGGACATGTTACTGATGATGTGAGGAAGATATTTAGTATTGACCGTAAAGTCGGTGAGATACGAGTAATTGGTATTGTTGACTATGAAACTACAACATCATTTGAAATACGCGTTAAAGCAAAAGATGGGTTAGGGCTGTCATCGTATGCTAAAGTAATAATTTCTATCACTGACGTGAATGACAACGCCCCTGTAGTCAATTTGAAATCACTAGTGAATCTCATTCCAGAAGACACCCCACCTGGTACAGAGGTGGGCATCATCAACGTGCAGGACAGAGACTCTGAGACTAACAGACAGGTCCGCTGCTCCATTCAGCAAAACGTCCCTTTTAAGTTGGTTCCTTCTGTTAAAAACTATTATTCTCTGGTGACCACAGGACAACTGGACCGTGAACTAGTGTCTGATTACAACATTACAATCACTGCCACTGACGAGGGCTCTccacctctgtcctcctctaaaACTGTTCAGTTATCTGTAGCAGACATCAACGACAACCCACCTGTGTTTGAGGAACAGTCCTACAGCGCTTATGTGtctgaaaataacaaacctgGCTCCACTTTATGTTCCGTTACTGCTCGAGACCCCGACTGGAGACAAAACGGTACAGTGATTTATTCTCTGTTAGCTGGTGAGGTGAACGGTGCCCCGGTGTCCTCCTACCTAT contains:
- the LOC129089903 gene encoding protocadherin gamma-A11-like gives rise to the protein MDLKAVAYGFYFLPLFLNAAFGDMSYSFPEETKRGSVIGNVAKDLGLDRGALSNRRARIDSDGTDERYCDINLNNGELIVADRIDREGLCGEKASCILKHELVLENPLELHRINLHIQDINDNSPQFNEEFINLEIRESAVRGARYVIEEAHDADVGQNSVQQYSLKKNDHFILAADGNTIELVLEKELDREKQQEINLLLTALDGGSPQRSGTVVIHVTVLDANDNAPVFSQAVYKASLPENSPVDTVVVTVSATDADEGVNGDVTYDFGHVTDDVRKIFSIDRKVGDIRVIGIVDYETTTSFEIRVKAKDGLGLSSYAKVIISITDVNDNAPVVNLKSLVNLIPEDTPPGAEVGIINVQDRDSETNRQVRCSIQQNVPFKLIPSVKNYYSLVTTGQLDRELVSDYNITITATDEGSPPLSSSKTVQLSVADINDNPPVFEEQSYSAYVTENNKPGSTLCSVTARDPDWRQNGTVIYSLLAGEVNGAPVSSYLSVNGDTGVIHAVRSFDYEQFRSFKVHVMARDNGSPPLSSNVTVSVFVSDVNDNSPQILYPAPEGNSFMTELVPKAAHGGSLVSKVIAVDADSGQNAWLSYHIVKSTDPGLFTIGLHSGEIRTQRDISESDSMKQNLIVSVKDNGQPSLSATCSMYLLISDNLAEVPELKDISYDEKNSKLTSYLIIALVSVSTFFLTFIIIILGVRFCRRRKPRLLFDGAVAIPSAYLPPNYADVDGTGTLRSTYNYDAYLTTGSRTSDFKFVSSYNDNTLPADQTLRKSPSDFAEVFGEMEECVEV